In Zingiber officinale cultivar Zhangliang chromosome 3B, Zo_v1.1, whole genome shotgun sequence, a single window of DNA contains:
- the LOC122056490 gene encoding phenolic glucoside malonyltransferase 2-like, translating to MPEAALGEGVRVLESSTVAPPPGSVPESSLPHTFFDIGWLYSGPVQRVFFYPFPHPTSYFLDSVLPPLKSALSSTLREFFPLAGKIRLTPGSDTKYEIHYTEGDSVSFTVAEHDGDFGQLSGSHAREYTGLVPLIPQLPDPDDGGRKVMAVQVTLFPNRGVVVAVTVHHAACDGSSSTRFVSSWACRTAGKEKVAPAPPFFDRSSVPNPNDLYTKFFNSLASDAQSIESMMIQFAPPDAVVGTVTLKSDDIRKLKEAVSSEANSFRCSTILVVYAYAWVCLVKARAYDEDKTVHFAFPGNCRERLQPPLPAEYFGNCVGGYFAEAKAGDLAGEDGFQTAARIIGEAIERFKAGPVKDAEKWPEKYQEIGLQQPLSVAGSPRFKVYDVDFGWGRPAKVDMPSITWVGAISVSESRDEQGAVEIGLVLSKPEMESFAAHFSNDLKLF from the coding sequence ATGCCGGAAGCAGCACTGGGAGAGGGAGTTAGAGTCCTTGAGAGCTCTACAGTGGCCCCTCCGCCGGGATCGGTGCCCGAATCCTCTCTCCCGCACACCTTTTTTGACATCGGTTGGCTTTACTCTGGCCCAGTGCAACGCGTTTTCTTCTACCCTTTCCCTCACCCGACCTCCTACTTCCTCGACTCCGTCCTCCCTCCTCTCAAGTCCGCCCTCTCTTCCACGCTTCGGGAATTCTTCCCGCTCGCCGGAAAGATCCGCCTCACCCCTGGGAGCGACACCAAGTACGAGATACACTACACGGAGGGTGACTCTGTTTCCTTCACCGTCGCCGAGCATGATGGAGACTTCGGCCAACTCTCGGGGAGTCACGCACGGGAATACACCGGGTTAGTTCCCTTGATCCCCCAACTGCCTGACCCCGACGATGGCGGCCGGAAGGTGATGGCCGTGCAGGTGACTCTGTTCCCAAACAGAGGCGTGGTCGTGGCCGTGACCGTCCACCACGCCGCATGCGACGGGTCCAGCTCCACCCGGTTCGTGTCGTCCTGGGCGTGTAGAACAGCAGGGAAAGAAAAGGTGGCGCCGGCGCCGCCCTTCTTCGATCGTAGCTCCGTTCCCAATCCTAATGATTTGTACACCAAGTTCTTTAACAGCCTCGCATCCGACGCTCAATCCATCGAGTCGATGATGATTCAGTTCGCTCCACCGGACGCCGTCGTCGGCACTGTCACCCTAAAGTCAGACGACATCCGAAAGCTCAAGGAGGCGGTCTCCTCCGAAGCTAACTCCTTCCGCTGCTCCACCATCTTGGTGGTCTACGCCTATGCGTGGGTTTGCCTCGTCAAAGCGCGAGCCTACGACGAGGACAAGACCGTTCACTTTGCATTTCCTGGAAACTGCAGGGAACGACTGCAGCCGCCGCTTCCGGCAGAATACTTCGGGAACTGCGTCGGTGGCTACTTCGCGGAGGCGAAGGCCGGCGACCTTGCTGGAGAGGATGGGTTTCAGACGGCGGCTCGAATTATAGGAGAAGCCATCGAGCGGTTCAAAGCCGGCCCAGTAAAAGACGCAGAGAAGTGGCCGGAGAAGTACCAGGAGATTGGGTTGCAGCAGCCGCTGAGCGTGGCAGGGTCGCCTAGGTTCAAGGTCTATGACGTGGACTTCGGGTGGGGACGACCGGCGAAGGTGGACATGCCGTCTATAACATGGGTGGGAGCCATATCTGTGTCGGAGAGCAGAGACGAGCAAGGCGCAGTGGAGATTGGGCTGGTGCTGTCAAAGCCTGAGATGGAGTCGTTTGCAGCTCACTTCTCCAATGATCTTAAACTATTTTGA